The region acctacgtccgtcaaagaactgcgcagtttcgtaggactgtgttcctactttcggcgcttcattcgaaacatcgcgaccgtcatatcgccgctgacgaagctcctcggaagtaacgggtccctcaattcatggtcgtcagagtgcgacgacgctttcgcgaagctccgtcgtctgttgacgtcgactcccatactacgccactacgaccctacggcccctacagaggtacacacagacgccagcggtgttggccttggcgctgtccttgcgcagcgcaaaccagggttccctgaatatgtcgtggcatatgcaagtcgtacgctcaccaaagccgagaccaattacacggtcaccgaaaaggaatgcctagcgatcatctgggcccttacgaagttccgaccttatttgtatggtcgcccatttgatgtcatcaccgaccaccatgccctctgctggttgtcatcattgaaggatccatcagacggcctcgcccgctgggcactccgcctacaggactacgatatccgcgtgctgtaccgcaacggacgccagcatgctgacgccgacgcactctcgcgctcccccttgcctgacgacaacacccacagctcaatgtctcacaatgccgtttcttccatcgacgttcacactatcgctaccgaacagcgcaaggatcaatgaatcgcttcactgctagacttgctcactgatcattcggcaacaccatccactcgcgcgttgcgtcgtcaagcccaccatttcgccattcgcgacgacctcctccaccgacgcaattacaacgccgacggccgccagtggctactagtaataccccgcagtctgcgttctgaaatatgcgaatcgttccacgctgatccgcagtgtgcgcactctgggatatcgaaaacataccaccgcattcgccaacggtacttttggcgaggcatgtaccgctacgtgcagaagttcgttcgctcctgcatcgattgtcagcgccgcaaaacttcaacgcaccagtcaccagcaggtctgcaacctttaccttgccctgatcggccgtttgggcgcgttggcatcgatttgtatgggccactccctctgacttcggctggtaaccgctggtccatcgtcgctgtagaccaccttacgcgatacgccgaaactgccgccctcccagcggctacagcgcacgatgtagcctcctttctgctccgccggttcatgctgcgccacggtccaccccaggagctgctcagcgatcgaggccgtgtcttcctgtcggaagtcgtcgaagccatcctcaaagagtgcaacgttgttcaccgcaaaactactgcttaccacccgcagacgaatgggctcacggaacgctttaaccgcacgctcggcgacatgctctcgatgtatgtcgccgccgatcacacaaattgggattccattctacctttcgtcacctacgcctacaataccgcccctcaaagcaccactggtttctcaccatttttcctcttgtacggcaggcacccatcgcacacaatcgacacaatccttccatacaagccggatcgatcggagtgtgcgcctatttctgccacagccagacttgctgaggagtgtcgcgagcttgcgaagacctttactacgcaggaccaagagcggcagaaaagcatccgcggtgagaccaacacttctgcacccacgttcctacccggagcactcgtatggctctcgatctctaccactgcaattggcctctcttccaaactgctgcccaaatacgaagggccctcccgtgtcgtcgaacgcacatccccggtcaactacctgattgaactcatcgacccatcttccgacatgcgccgtcgagggcgcgacattgtcaacgtggagcgcctcaagccctaccatgacccgctcgtagtgaccagctgctaggtcgccagacggctcccttttcgtacccggggtaattgtagagaagaattggaacgttgtaatgggccgtcctctccagcgccttctagtgggtcgccctcttcgcctcttctcggagagcacgccctcgtgctcgtgctcgtgagagtctgcgagtctgcgctctgtcgttgtgcatcgtcgccgtcaatcctgccgtcaataaacgccttaacaatatatatatatatatatatatatatatatatatatatatatatatatatatatcactgtcacatgtgattacacaatTATCAGTCAACACAAAAGGGGGAACCTAAAATAATTACACCAttccccgctaaaggggaccatgaggcgatgcgaagcaggagcacttccacgatcgcgttccgttggcgttctttgggcatgctaccgacctcgcgtcgtggaacgcgaagaggaacgctacgcgcgtgttgtcttccctctagcctggccgttaattctcacaggccgagcggggaacgcagtcccCCGCTCTTTGATTCGGTGGAGCATTTGATTCAGTGGacacatcagcagtcatgcaggcactgcggaatcagggcatcgacgaagcctatataaacataatggaagaaatctacagcggatccacagccactatagtcctccataaagaaagcgacagaatccaaataaagaagggcgtaaggcagggagacacgatctctccaatgtgcttcaccgcgtgtttacatgAGGTTTTCAGGggcctagattgggaagaattagggataatagttaatggagagtatctcagtaacctgcgattcgctgatgttattgcattgatgagtaacgcgggagacgaattacagctcctgattactgaactggatacggaaagtagaagagtaggtctgaaaattaatatgcataaaactaaagtaatgtggaacaatcttggcagagaacagcgctttgcgataggtggcgagacactggaagttgtaaaggagtacgtctacttaggacaggtagtaaccgcggagccgaaccatgagagtgaaataactagaagagtaaggatgggttggggctcattcggcaagcattatcaaatcatgaatggtaatctcgactatccctcaagaggaaggtatataacagctgcatcttaccggtacttacctacggagcagaaacctggagacttacaaagagggttcaacttaaattgaggacgacgcagcgagcgatggaaaggaaaatgataggtgtaaccttaagagacaggaagagagcagagtgggtcagggtaAAAACGGGGcataaggacatcatagttgaaatgaagaagaagaaatggatatgggccaggcacgtagcacgtcggcaggataaccggtggtcattaagggtaactgactggtttccaagagatggcaaacgcgtgagggggaggcagaaaattaggtgggtagataagattaagaagtttgtaggtataacgtggcagcagaaagcacaggaccgggttgattggcggaacatgggagaggcctttgccctgcagtgggcgtagacaggcttatTAGtttacgttgttgggctagttggttcataatcttccaaattggctagcgcgaaaatcgacaaggactaagaaggaacactggtgtcgcgctagccaattttgtagacaggctgatgatgatgatgattttgtaTACCGAGGACCATTATGGATTTCAGTCTACAAGTGAAACGTCCCCCcgcccacccccccccctagtACATTACAATGTCAAGTGTACTTATTTGTtgtatattgttttttttatcaCGCATGGTTTTGTTAGCCTGTAAACTGGCAGGTCTGAGTGCATTATGACCCTAAGTAAATGAACAAGAGCGCACTAATTGGTGTATAAGGATGTAGTGTATGTGGCGCTTTAATTGCTTATTCGGATCGGAGCGGTCACTATTAGTGTATAACGACCCCGCCCACCTAGCACGTGTCAAACATGTTGCTGTGCCCGGGGACGCCATGTATCTTCCCTCCTTCTCGCCATCACGCACGTCTTATGTTAGCCTGCAAGCAGGCAGGTCTGAGTGTATCATGGCCGTATGCATACAAACAAGTGTGCACTAAATGTTGTATAAGCATGCAGTGTTTCCGCGTTGTATTGGCTTTCTCGGATCGGTGCGGATCGGCGCGGTCAAGATTTGTCGCCTCCGCGCTACAGGGACATGGTGAggattgtcacaaattagcgcttaataaagcacgcgcgcggccgctttcaaacgcctgcgcgacagaacggcgcgagccgcgctctcaagaagcgcgaacgacgaaaaagaattcggcagatcccacgcaccgtgagagtcgatgtatgcgaagcatgcggcggaaaggtgactgtggcgtcattttttactgagcgaaacgttacaaagtgacgccaaggatttgcataaattttatgcgcacacatatacgttgaagagcggcatatgtgctatataaccagttgtttacagttgggtaacgctgagTACGGCAACATGggtttaccaacaccagaagcagtaagctgatatgtagtgtttgtcCTTGTGATGGAGAACCTaaacacgtttcacgaacccgtgtgtatgtgtggaagacgttcctgacagttcttgaacaaggtcatcatcaccgtggtcagtgagcaccaacagctcgtcatgacttgtaactggatccggtcgtgatcgcgtgGACCCTTCGGTCGatgacgaagggtccatgtgtagtgaagtatgacgtATTGTGcacctgttggaaatcgtggatgcctcggtcattttgtcgacaaattgtctgtcgatagagccggcgacatgtcggaacctgaagtcacgcttcgcgttggtgaggtataggccgttcaGGCTGgtgggcctggatagtgctaggtagaccaacataaatggatggcgcttgtattcgtagactacctgggcctatgtggcctacgtagcctagtctacaatgcGGCTGTCAGTAaatctggtatcatcctcggtcagcatgaggccatcgcccagcctcttaagaaatgaagaataCACTGCGGCGTTCTCGCGGgctaatatcatacgtaactttcgttaatgtattcctccggggtcgtgcaatgcatcaatatagcttgctgaatcataggaatacaaatgtaatgtttattagactgctataaaaccaGAGCaaacaccggaaccacagacgttaatctgatatgacgtctgtatcgtaggagtatcatgtagtgtttattgctttgttgcaaaattagatagccagcgccataaccacaattgacgttgcaccgacattacgcctccataggctgttttttccaaaccagtttatgtaCCTGtcgtgggtctgtggtagaatacctgattgccacgcagaatgcttgggttcgattcctgctgcggtcctaattttaattctttccgttcgtcgggtcaacgctgccgatgtcggtttttcttcacgctcttccatttaagttaccaatgtctgttctccccgttcctgggtagatataaactgtcaatcacctgtggcgcatacccgtacaccgcggcccctgatcaacgggtatgtgccacacgggtctggaggagaggctttgacgacgtacgcgacaggatcttcgCGATATTCATCtcatgacacgacagtcatattcgtcaaatcttcttgccctcccataccaattttggtctacaccaagttaaggaggcaatcatgagagcacccagacgtaggcggctagatagatagatagatagatagatagatagatagatagatagatagatagatagatagatagatagatagatagatagatagatagatacgtagatagaaacgctcaaagtgccagaggttcgctaagaaatgcttcgcatttaaaacaagcatcaaaagacgccggcgcgccgcatcctcctcacccactcgagcaagacgcagacaacgcgatcaaacgcccagcaatgcctggaaacatctggaagagaagggtgacgcatcgccgatgacgccgccgcgattcgaacctacgaaaaagctctcgccctttccccatgCTTAGCTGTATTACGCGacggagaacactcccgacgcttctagaaaccgattcgctcgctggatttcaagcaagacggacgtgccggccgcgatgtcctggattactcctcgtacctatcgctgaccggcgccccgtgacggactactcgcccgctatgccgtgcgccgctcatcgtcgggaccttctccgtttcgtcgatgttgtgcactgtgcctctagctgtgtttcgcggacccgtccctgaactcccgtgaccgtttccctatctttcctgtcctcttttctcttcgttggatggatgtgctcctctcacttttctctctattttcctactattttattccctccttaccccccacccctacaaggcactgcgccgtgtcgcctataggcagacagaaattaggtgcctttttcctttcctgaataaccactgcagaaagaaaccgggggagaagggataaaagcgtgcgacgacgagcaGTCAGGAGGTCAGTGAAGGAGTCGAGAAGTcgagacagtcagcgaaggagtgagcgagtcagtcggcccggatggtgaagttacgctaagtgtggctccgttagccaaaagaagacgtgtttatgatggtgtgcggtcactcgatcgtcgatctggaacaatcggatgacgacgccgtgtgagcggtgacaagtcacgacgacggttgagctgcgacgatcaacgctggagctggcgtgagtgtttccttgaagagaagcattcgattaccgtccaagtactgTGGACTGGATCCGCCATTGTACGTTCGAGACTTTAattgtccttgaatagttgtaatgcatgtgaTTGAATTTGTAGCGtgcgatctgtttgtttagctcccgttgtgtaaacaccatctgaattatattgtgaagctgtaactggtaccagccgagtgtgcatgtgtatgtattatttgtattgccttaactgataATATATTTCGTTCTCGTTTGTGTTGTccactctcggctctgactcggtctttggaccacaaccggcgttcgctggcgcaccaaaggaccaactataaattgtccgcgctttcgtggtgcgttttcgcagggccgtgacgccagcccttagaatctgcccggcgattgccatccccattaacgggatcagtgaaaGGATTGTAAACTTTATATAATGATGCCGCATGATGGAGTTACTTGTGAACTCGCACGACTGTAACGAGCTACCCGTCAATAAAACTTCCCTTTGTGTAGTAGCCTTGGTCTTCCAAAGGGCGGAGGCGGTCCCTTGCGGGCTTTGGACACCCTGCAAGGTCCCAGTATCCGGACTTGGCCGTCCAGGCGGACCTCGGAGGAACCAGGAGGGACCAGGCGCTCGGACTACAGGACCGGACCCACTAGGAGGGAGGAGCAGACCGGCGGACCAGGCTTCGACCCACTGCTGGCAGAGCGGATTGGGCCCACCCCAGGACGAGAAGACCACCGGGAGGGGACTTGGTAAGCGTCTACCAACTTTCCTTGCCTGCCTCTCCCCGCCCAGTCGCCGATGCCTGCGGGCGACTACCACGGGCCCCGGTCTTCGtgaccgccaccgccgccacctggGCCTGCCTGGACCTGCTACCACATGGACCTCCTGCTGCCCCAACTTGCTGCCTGGGCAAGGATGCCCCGCCCCCAGAGGAGGACGCCTGCCGCACCAAGAGACCCGGACCAGCCAGGGCCTTCCCGGACGGCCCTACACCACCGCCGCCTACCGGGCGGGCTCGGCGACGACCAGCACCTGCAGCGGCGGGTTCCCCAACGCTCCCCGCGCCCCGACGCCTTCGGCCGGGGACCCCCGCCTCCACCGTGGCCTCGGACGGGACCTCGGCGCCGTCTTCTGCCTCGTCGTCCGCGTCGCAGCCGGGCCCTTCACCTCGGCCACTCCAAAGGCGACCGGCGCCTTCCCCGGTGGACTCCCCGCTACCGCCGCCACCTCGACGCACCCGGGTTCCGCGGATTCGGAAGGGTCCTCTCGACCAGCCCCTTCACCCTAGCAGCCCGAGGTCGAGCCCCGTCCTCCGGTCCTGGACGGGGATGCGCCGTGGTCTACACGACCACGTCGTGGAGTCTCCGCGTCCGCTACCTGAAGCGGCACTTGGAAGGCGCCCACGGCGTCGCAGTCCAGCAAAGAGTCACCGCCTGTGCCGGCTGTGCCGCACCTTTGCCGGCACAACCGCAACGCCACTTTTGCGGCGCAGACGAGCCGCCGGCCTCCACGTCCACCCAGCCCGGTCTCGTGCGCTCCCGATGCCCTTCGTAGTTCCGGCTACCGCACCTCCTCGACGCCCATCTGCGGTGGCACGATCTCCACGACGTGGCTGATCCAGTGGCCAGGGTCCCGCTGCCCCGTCTCCGGTCTTGGTCGCCGGCCCCCTACCCCATCCGGGGTGCTCTCTCCCGACACACCGGCGTCGCCCACGCCCTCCCTGCCGGTCCTTCCTCGGTCACCATCGCCGCAAGTCCCATCGGCGGCCTCTTCGCTCGTCGCGGCCCACCTACTCTCACATCGTCCACACCTGGCGAGGCACCAGCCCCGCGCGCTGGGTCACCCCCCACACCACCACTTGCATCCCCCGGGGCCGCCTCGACCGCATCACGGTCATCCTTGCCCTCACCGACTCCTCCGGAGCCGGCGGCGCCTGACGACCCCGGGCCGGATGCCCCCGTGGACGACCCGGCCATGGACCTTCCCCCGGACCACACCCGCCTGTTCGCGGAACAGGTCCGCGTCCTTCGGGCCACCCTTCGCGACGGGCCCACTGCGGAGTCTTGGGAGGCCTGCGAGGAAGGCTGGAATTAGGCCGTCGCTCCCGCCGTTGCAGCCGTCCGCCTGCCAACAGCGACGACGACGCACACGCCCCGGACGGTTAGCCCCGCGAACGCCGCCAACATCCAGCGCCTCTACCGGCGGAACCGTCCGCCTTGTCCTGGAGGGTCCCCCTCGCCTTTGCGCGATTCCCGTGAAGGAGCTTCATGATCACTGGGGGGCCACTTGGGCAGCTCGAACAGCAGACACCGCCATCCTGTTTCAGCGACCACCGGCTCCATCTCCCGTTTACACGGCGCCTTTTTCCGAGGGAGAGGTCCTGACACGCCTGCGGAAGTCTGAGAGCATCGCCCCAGGATCCGACAGGCTTACGTACCATCAGTGGAAGTTCGTCGACCCGGAGGCCCGGTTCCTCTCGGCACTCCTGGCGCACGTCAAGGACCGTCCTGATTTACATGAAGGGCGATCCGGCGGTCCCGAGCAACTGGGGGCCCATCGCACTCGGCAGCACGGCCTCCAAGCTGTATGCCAAGTGTCTCGCTGCCCACCTGCAGACCTGGATCAGGGAGCACCGCGTCTTGGGCTTTCTGCCGTTCGACGGTGTCTTTGAAATTAACTACCTTTTTCAGCACCGTTTCGACGCAGCTCGCTCTGGCGGTCCCGACATGTGCGCGGCGCTCCTCGACTTCACCAGCAACTACGGATCGGTCCCTCAGGGGGCCCTGCTCGACGCCCTCCGCGGATCCGGTGCGGGTTCCACCTTCACCGCCCACATCGAGGACCTGTACCGGGAGAAGGGAACGGTCCTCGTCGCCGCCGAAGGGACGTCCGAGCCAGTCCCTATCGCGGCCGGTCTCCGCCAGGTTTGCCCCCTCAGCGGGCTACTCTTCAACCTGGTAGTCGACACGGTGATCTGTGGCGTTCAGGGCACCGGCGACGCCCACAACATCCTGGCGTACGCCGACGATCTCACGCCGCTGGCTGATTCCCCGGACCTACTGCAACGGCGAATCGATCTCGTCGAGGCCCTAGCGACCCCGCTTGGCCTGGCTCTAGACCCGGCCAAGTGTGCTTCCTTGCACATGTGCCGGTACACGCCCGTCGGGATGCGGCCCACCATCTTTACAGTGTCCGGCGTCGCCATCACGCCCGTGCAGGACAACCAGCCCCTGCGGTTCCTGGGACGCCCTGTGGGTTTCCGCCTTCCCTCCCGCACGGGCTCGGTCATCGATGACGCCATCGATCAGGCACGCGCCATCTTCTCGTCCATGTTGGCGCCATGGCAGAGGCTTGACGCCGTGCGCACATTTGTGTACCCGGCCCTCAACATCGCCATACGGTGCGGCGTCCTCTCGAAGACCGACTGGCGCCAGCTCGACGACGCCGTGCGCCCCCTGGTCATGAGGACGCTCTACCTGCCAACACGAGCTTCCACCCATTACGTCTACAGCAGCGCTGCCGGCGGAACTGCTGCCATCCCCGTGGCCGCGGAGTTGAGCAACATCTGCCACATCGACTTCGTCTTTAAGCTCCTGACCACGGCGGACCGGGAGTTGCGTGCCATGGCCCTCTCTGACGGCTACGCAGTGGCCTCGGCTGGGAGGCGACCCGGTCGGAGCTGGAGGCGTACCTGTCGGGCGACATCAAGGGCGTCTTCCGCTCTCCTGCCCCTCAGCTCCGCTCGGTATGGACGGAGGCCCGCAAGGCTTCACGTCGGCTCCACGTAGCCTGGAGCATCTCCCCGGACAGCACGACACTCACCTGCGCCAACGTCACCATCCCGGCGACGCACCGCAACCGCGTCATGCGGTCGATCCGCGAAGTTCTCGCCGACGACCGGGACCGCGCCCTGCACGCTCAGCCGAACCAGGGGAAGGTTATGGCATGCGTCTCGGCGGACCGCGCCAGCTCCCACTTCATGCGGAGTGGTGCTTTCACCCACTTCGCGGACTGGCGCTTCGTCCACCGGGCGCAGCTCAAATTCCTTCCCCTCAACGACGCCGTCATGTGGTGCCCCCCAGATCGCGACCAACGCTTCCTGACCTGCGGCTACCCGCGGGAGACCCTGCTGCATGTGCTGGGCCACTGCATGGCAAGGTGCGCCCTGTACACGGCCCGGCACAACGCCCTGGTCGCCCGCATCCGAACCGCAGTCTCCCGGAGCTTCACCGTGGCGTTTGAGAACCGCCCCGTCGGTGACACCAGACTGCACCCCGACCTCGTCCGCGGCGAGGAGGCCATCGTCTTGGACGTCACCTGTTCGTTTGAGAACACGCGCGAGGCCTTCTTCAACGCGCGGAACGACAAGGTATCACGGTACGAGCCCGTCGCAGCGTACCTCCGCCGACGCTACCAGAGGGTAACGGTCGCAGCGATCATCGTCGGTGCATTGGGCGCTTGGGACCCGGACAACAACCGCGTCCTGCACCGCACCTCCTCCCGGCCCAACCTCCGCCTCTTCAAAAAGATCTGCGTGAGCGAGGTACTGGCAGCGTCGTGGATGATCTACCATCTGCACGTGCGCGGCGGCAGTCTCTGCTCCACCCATGCCGTGTCTTGTGCCCCCCAGCGTGATCGCACGTCACCGCGACAACCCTACGTGCTCCTGCGTGCTGTGCTTGAGCTGTGCCGTGCGCTCTAGTGTTTTGCCACCCCGTGCGTGACCTGCGCCTACGTGTGCCACACCAGAATTATGCTGCGCCTTCGCACATCCCTTTCCCGTCGGGACTTACACCCGGCCCGATCCAGGCCCGTTTGGTACATACAGCTGTGTTTTGTTATGGTTTTGATGACGTTATTGTTGCGACTACAACGTGGGAAGAACATATGGCCACACTACGGCATGTATTTCAACGTGTGCGCGAGGTACGTTAAACTATAAAGCCCAAGCAAAGTGGAGTTGGTTCCCCACGACTAGCTTTCTTGGTCACGTTGTGGGACAAGGACTGTTCCAACCCCCAGAGGGACACATCAGACAAAATCGTGTCAGCAAAACGACCAGAAAATAAGAAAGAGCTTCGAGCCTTTTCTCGGACTCACCGCTTACTACCGGGAGTTTGTGCCCAACTATGCCAAGATATCACATCCACTTACCGAGCTGATACCACATCCATAGATACCACATCCACTTACCACTTACCGAGTCCGAATAAGCTGGACCGGGGTGACAAACATCAGGATGCCTTTCAGAAACTCAAAGAAATGATGTCAAGCCAACCCATATTGAAAGCGCCTAAACTCGAAAGGCCTTTAGTGTTGCGCACGAGCGCATCATCGCGGAGTTTGGGAGTTGTTCTACTGAAAGAATACAATGGTCACTTGCACCCGGTGTCTTACCCCAGTAGAAAACTGATACCTCCTCAAGCGGCATactccaccattgagatggaatgCCTCGCCATCGTCTGGGGTGTGCAGAAATTCCATGTTTACCTGTACGGCGGGCCCTTCATTTTGCAATCAGGCCACCAGCCTCTGAAATATATCAACTCTGCGCGAAAAGTCAACAGACGAGTACTACGCTGGAGCCTACTCCTCATGGACTACGACTTCCGCGTAGAATATATTCGCGGTTCGGATAATGTCGGTGGTAACTATCTTAGTCGCACATCTCTTACTCCGGAATAGACTTCCTCGCGTAGAGACACCCAGCGTACTTAACGCGAGTATTACGTACGTACTCTATGACGATGTCTACCCTTCTTTATCCACCGCCTCGCTGCTCTTGAACTGGGGGAAAGATGTGGTAAAACACTGACC is a window of Rhipicephalus sanguineus isolate Rsan-2018 unplaced genomic scaffold, BIME_Rsan_1.4 Seq273, whole genome shotgun sequence DNA encoding:
- the LOC119376910 gene encoding zinc finger protein ZFPM1; translated protein: MDLLLPQLAAWARMPRPQRRTPAAPRDPDQPGPSRTALHHRRLPGGLGDDQHLQRRVPQRSPRPDAFGRGPPPPPWPRTGPRRRLLPRRPRRSRALHLGHSKGDRRLPRWTPRYRRHLDAPGFRGFGRVLSTSPFTLAARGRAPSSGPGRGCAVVYTTTSWSLRVRYLKRHLEGAHGVAVQQRVTACAGCAAPLPFRLPHLLDAHLRWHDLHDVADPVARVPLPRLRSWSPAPYPIRGALSRHTGVAHALPAGPSSVTIAASPIGGLFARRGPPTLTSSTPGEAPAPRAGSPPTPPLASPGAASTASRSSLPSPTPPEPAAPDDPGPDAPVDDPAMDLPPDHTRLFAEQVRVLRATLRDGPTAESWEACEEGWN